The Phycisphaerae bacterium DNA segment CAGCGCGGATGGGGCGCGGGAATGGGTGAAACGCCATCTGCGAAACGCCTTTGAGTACAATCTGGCGATTCATCGGGCGATTGAAAGCACCATGTCGAGCGAGAAGCGGGCGAGGCTTCTGTATCCGGAGTCGCTGCTGGAGTCGATGCGGCAGATTGAGAGCCGGCTGTCGGAGCCGAACCGGTCCGGGAATTCCTGATGGATGGTCCATCAGTGTTTTTTGAAAGGAGCGAGCTATGCTAAAGTACATGGGAGGTGTGGCGCTCGCCCTGATGCTGGGCCTGGCAGGTCCGGCATCGGCGGTGGAGAGCTGGAGCCTGGCGGACGACTTTTCGACGTCCAACGGGAATCCGAACGGAGCATGGACGTATGGGTGGTATCGCGCCGGGACGGCCGAATTCAGCCTGTATGCCACGCCCGTGAGCGGAACGCAAAGCGGATCGAATTACGTGGATTGGGAGCAATCCACGGGCGGCGGACAGTGGCAGGGTTTTGTCCTGAAGAACCTGGGGCCGAACCCGATGACCGAGTGGGGTTACTACGAACCCGAACAGGTCATCCTGCATCCGGGCATCACGACCGCTGAGGACGGTTCCGGCGCCGAGATCGGCCATACCGCCACCGCACGGTGGACGGCCCCGGAGGCGATGACGGTGGACGTCAGCGCTCTGTTTACCGGTCAGGTTCCAAGCGGCACCACGACCTTCTGTTACGTCATCAAGAACTACGGTGCGATTGCGACGGGTCCGATCGATGGGTTCTATGGCAGTGCGGCGAATGGTTACGCCGATCGCTCGGGAACCAGTTTCATGAGTTACTCGGGACAGTTCACGCTGGAGGCGGGTGACTTCATTGACTTCGCCGTCGATTTTGACACCAATCCATACGACGGCATCGCCGGGACTCACATTTCCGATTCG contains these protein-coding regions:
- a CDS encoding PEP-CTERM sorting domain-containing protein; translation: MLKYMGGVALALMLGLAGPASAVESWSLADDFSTSNGNPNGAWTYGWYRAGTAEFSLYATPVSGTQSGSNYVDWEQSTGGGQWQGFVLKNLGPNPMTEWGYYEPEQVILHPGITTAEDGSGAEIGHTATARWTAPEAMTVDVSALFTGQVPSGTTTFCYVIKNYGAIATGPIDGFYGSAANGYADRSGTSFMSYSGQFTLEAGDFIDFAVDFDTNPYDGIAGTHISDSTGLAVTITEVPEPATLGLLMLGGWLLRRRS